One Arachis hypogaea cultivar Tifrunner chromosome 2, arahy.Tifrunner.gnm2.J5K5, whole genome shotgun sequence genomic window, aagggccagaaatccatcttggagaggaagccaaggatggagagcccggattgatgaagggtgatgatcaagaaaggactagaggtaattgcatgttggttaatgcatggttatctcttctctctctgtgtggccgaaccggttgtgtttgttgaaggaggaagaagttggttcggttttggcttcaagtgtggaggctttcctcttctttaaaaagggggaacaaccactgtttgaagcaaggagaaaatttgagagtgcaaggcacagagttctcagagctacctgagctaacagtttttctcttctccttcaatgtattctgtttagtatttttctgtttaattttgtcatgtcttgagtctcatggaaaaaggcaaacagtgaggtttgtaatgaaaaagccatagagcggaaaaaggcagagaatgcaaaattaaaagaaaaagccatagatgtcttagagttcctttgttcatctatgttgtgtatcatgattctgtggaaatccccttgtaagttgggttagcactttacaagttgtaatcagattgattacagtgaaattccatcatgtttgtgatggagactggatgtaggctgcattgcacttagcagccgaaccaggatatatctgggtgcaatcttcttctctttctactccatttctgttttctactacacaggagcaaaatccagaattatctcgtgccaagtgacgagacaaaacaaaaagtctcgtggcaagggacgagacaaaacaaagttgctcgtgtccagtgacgagaaaaaatagaaaagtcttctctgaaggtcagcaagtgttagcatcagaaaaagggggctaagattcaacccccccttctcttagccactgaaaccatcaattatTACAATACCTTTTTAATAGGTCACCCTGACATGTTTTGAATATATGTATAgtgttaaataagaaaattttgcaCATGGTTGTGACTAAAGTTGTTACAATCCCGTCTGTATGCTATCAAACCATGCATGCACTAACAAGTTTGgataaatatggaagaaaattATAGTAGCTAATAACGAGACTTTTTACATGGTAGTAGAAGACTCTATTTTAGTTTGTGTAGTGATACTTGATATGTGGTGGATTTATTCATTctctatataaataataattaacacAATACTAACTGATTAGGTGCCACTTTAGCTTAATTcattcatattaataaatttaatatcatatttttGGATATAGTATTAATAAAATCTATTTAGTTGATATTTTATTATAGTATCTACTTACGTTGTGTATGTTTGATTGTAGGCCATAGAATGTACGGAAATTACTGAGTTGGAATGTGATGACACGGAACTTGTTGATGAGGTTCAGACTctattttattgttgttttttcGTTAACTGCATGTTTGAATAGACCATTTATCGTCGTGTGGCTGAAATGATGTCTATTTTGAACTGATTTGTAGTTACCAGACTATAGTTGCCTTGCTGACGATGAAATACCAAAAGTTAGGATGCGGTTTGAGCATTTGAAGTTGGCCCAGGATTTTTATGCGACCTATGCAAAAAAGTTGGTTTCATAAGTAAGATAAGGGCCACAAATTTTGACAGGATGACAAAGCAACCGATCAACCAATCTATCCATTGCAATCGGGAGGGTTTCTGGGCGTCTCGTTTCAAGGCACCCATACGGAAGAACACTATGACAGGTGTGGGATGCAGAGCAAGAATATATGCAAAGTTCGATAGGGAAAAGCATGATTGGGTCTTGTTAAAGGTTGAACTAAATCACTCGCACCCATGTTCAACTAGGAAGGCGGCGCACTACCACGAGAACAGGGAGTTAACAATGCATGCGAAGTGTATCATTGAGATTAATGATGAGGCGGGCATTCGACCCAACAATACCTTTCTAGCATTAGCCAATGAGGTTGGTGGGCCTTCGAACTTGGGCTTCTCAGAGAAGGACGTTAGGAATTACATTTCATCAAGACTCCAATCCACAAATGTCAACGCAGATATCAAGGAGATGCTGAACTACTTCATGCGAATGAAGGAGTTGAATCCGAACTACTTTTACACAGTGAATATAAATGAGGATAACAAGTTTACGAGTGCAGTTTGGGTGGATGCAAGGTGTAGGGCATCTTATAAATACTATGGAGAGGTGGTCTCATTTGATATCACATACAGCACGAACCGGTAAAATGTATTTAAGTTCacattgtttaattattttattattttttattagtttcatGTTTCTAAATATAGTTGTTCGTTCTTTAGGCATGGATTGCCGTTTGCTGCTTTCATTGGTGTGAACTACCATGGTAAGTCTACTTTGCTAAGCTGCGCTCTGCTAGGCAGTAAGGAGAATCCGAGTTTTGAGTGGGTGTTCACACAATGGCTGGAGTGCATGGAAACGACACCGAAGGGCATCATCACAGACCAATGCAAGTCTATGTTTGGTGCAATTAAGAAGGTCCTGCCCAATACACGACACCGGTGGTGCATATGGCATATAACACAAAAGATACACAACAAGCTTGGAGGTTATTCTAGGTTTAAAGAGTTGAATGCTGAGTTGAAACACATTATATGGAACTCTAAGTCGGTTAAGGATTTCGAAGATCATTGGGCTGAATTCATTGATGAGTTCAACTTACATCACAACAGATGGCTATCAGGTTTGTGTCTTTTTAagaaaatcatgttccaaaagtGCTTAGATGTtgttgtgttcttgtattctgttttgAAAAGACATTCTTATACATGGTTTTGTTTTTGGTGGGTTTGTTTCTTTCTTAGATCTGTTTGAGGACCGACACATGTGGGTGCCTATCGTTTTCAATGGTTAATTATGGGCTTTCATGAGGAGTACACAGAGGAGTGAGGGTATGTATTCATTCTTTGGTGGATACTTAAATTGTAAGACTAGTTTGGTCCAGTTTGTTCACGAGTTCGACAATGTCCTAGGAACGAAAGGGCAGAAGGAACTGGAGGACGATGTTGCAGACTCGAGAGGTCTAATCCCATGTTCAACTAGATCAGCCATCGAGAGATGAATTCAAAAAGAGTATACCAATGAGATGTTTAGGGATGTCCAAACCGAGTTTGGTAAGAAGGTTGATTGCACTATTCGTGCCGTGGATGAACAGGGCAACTCCGCTAGGGTAAAAGTGAAAGAGGAAATACTAGTCTATGAGACGACTCGATATGTTACATTTGACATCCATTTTGATCGTTCAACACACAAGGTTCGATGTGATTGCAACTTGTTTGAGAGTGCAGGTATATTATGTTGCCACTGTCTTGTAGTACTTTCATCTTACAAAGTTAATGAGGTGCCTTCCTGCTATGTTTTATCTCGTTGGAGCAAGAACATAAAGCGCAAGCACACCTACATTAAGAGTAGCCACGACGTTAGATGTTCAAATGAAAGCCACAACATATTCAGAGAGTTGTAAGCACATTTCTACAATGTTACACAGGAATTCATGAACTGTGATGATGAGGCAGACATGCTGCACAATGTTCTGGAGGATGCAAGGGCCAAGCTAGTAGATTACCGTGGCAAGATGCAAAATAACACTGTCACTACTGCACACAATAGCATCATCACATGCCCTTCAACCGTTTTCGTCACAGAGGACATTCAGGCCCCATCAAAGGTAACCACTAAGGGTCGTCCAAAAGGCAAAAGGTTAGGATATGAGTTGGATAAATCAAATCAGAAAATCCATGCAGAGAAAGCGGAAGAGTGTACGCAAGGTATGTATAGGAATTAAAGTTAAACTTCACTTTTACAACGGCTTTTATTACGTTGATAGGGGTTGGTTTTGATTGAGCTTGTTTGTTTCAGGATAATCGTGTAGAATCTGGTGCAAATCAAGCTTCGGAGGCTTCTACTCAGCAGATTGCTAAGCAAGGACTTGGTGGATTCATGTCGCTGTTCAACTCCTTCGACAATACCTAGATTGTTTATGATACTGTATCCATTATGTTATATTAGAGGTCCCTTTTGTTAGGTCATACAACTCAATATGTATGTTTCATGGTCATTTTCTTTGTTTAGGTTTTCTATTATAAGAAAATTATGTAATTGGTATTTCCATGGCATTATCTTGATGCTACTCACGTATCTGGCCTGTTTATATTTTTCTGGATGTCGTTTAACTGGTTGTAGAATACTGTCTGCATAAATACATGTCGTATAATCTGTATTTTAACCATTTAATAAATTTGGGATGTTGTGTGCTTTTAACTTCGAGTGGCATGTCTAGGATGTTCGCTTTACTACGgttattgattattatttttctggTGTTTGGATGGTTACTTCTTATCGAATTAtctatttgttttttattatttaaatgtcATATAGTATGGATGTTCAATTTCTTAGGCTTGTGCatggttatttttttatatacaacgAGTGTCTTAGTAACTAAGATAAATAAAGCAGATGTTCGGTTTAGTAGGTTTGCAGATGGTTATTTCTATTTGTTTCTGGATGGTTATTTAGTGTGTATGACGAATGGCATGTTATAAGTCACGAGTTATAATGTGGATGTTCACCTTAATATATTACTGGATGGTTACTTTTAATGTGGATTACGAATGGCAAGTGATTAGTTACAGGATTTATAATGTGGATGTTCGCGTCATTAGGTGAGTGGATGGTTACTTTTAGTGTGAATTCAAAATTGCATGTTATTACTTACAATAGTTATAATATGGATGTTCACTGGCTCAGGTTCGTGGATGGTTATTTCTATTTGTGCCAGTATGATTTTTTAGTGTGGATTGCgaattattttttagtgtattACGAATGGTATTTTAGTAGTATATCGCGGATGGTCGGCTTAGTAGAATAGATGATGGTTATTTCTATAGGTTTCGGGTGTTTATTTATAAAACTTAAGAGTTGTCTGTTATTAGGTGGATGATTTTATTTCTATATGGTTATTTATAAATACAGATGTTTGATTTATTAGTTGGGTGGATGGTTATTTCAGTTTTAAGTTGTGATTCACCTTGTGTGTGGATGGATCCGCTTAATACCTTTGTTGTTCCTTACTCTTAGCTTTTAGGAATCTTTAACTACATGCAACGAAACCAAATGTATTGCAATAGAAATAAACCATATAAATGGATTTTGCCATGATAATGTAGCAACTCTGTTGTAATAAAACTCCAACCCATGGACACAAAAAGAAGCTAAGAATATTTGAGAGTATTGTTTGAAAACTAAGTACAACTATCGCATTCTCCTTTTCTGGGTCTTCCTCACAGATAATTCTCTCACTCTTTACATTAATGACCTTGTGCTTGGTGCTGTCAAAGGTGATTTTACCacctttttcttgtttctttgaCGCTTGCGGCGAACACGTCCGTCTTTCTGCTCCAACAAAGATCGCACCAGCTGGATTGATTCATTATGGGCTCCCATGACAATATCTAACATCAACTTACATCTCATTGACAGAAGCATTTCCTATGTAGTGTTTAAAGATATCAGCACGTTGTTTAATGTTTCAAATTAACATGAGATGGTAAAAACAACTAAAACATAGACCGACATGTTAACTTACATCATTCCATTCATCTATGTTACAATCTTCATTCCATGTCTCCATGAATTTGATGGCATAGATACCGCAGTCCCAACTAGATAATCAAGTAAAACTGATGCCATCAATAAAATGGTTATGCTAAACCCACTAACGAAATGATCATTTATTGGGTTTGTTAGTTTGAACTACTTACCCGTTTGGTTGCATGGGGACTTTGGCATACGTACACACTGGGCCGTTTGGACTCCGGTCATACGTCGGGATGGCCACCTTAGCCATGTCTTCAATTAGCCGTACCTGAAAATCACTCAGCAATCTCTCTTTAGCATATGTTTTAAGTGGTTCATGTATTCATTAATAATGCTTAAAGAAGTGTTTGATCTTACCGCATATGAATCTAGTTTCTTCTTTTCATCATTAGGTACCTCATCATGAAGACTATCGATTACCACAATCATTTTTCTTGCCACTTCAAATGCATACAGCCACCAGTGTCCTTTTGAACACATCGGAATAAACTACTGTCACAAAAATTCACGCGTCACAACATAGTCAAACATTAAACGTATGGTGTACCATGAAGCACAAATAGATCAAATTCCGCACAAGTGAAACAATCATCCCGATCTATGGGCACCAATAGGCAATACATCCCCCGTCCTAATGATGATGAATTCTATTCAACAAGCGCTACTCAACTGGTCTATCAAGAAAAAACATCAAGAATTGTATTACATATGCAACAAACACCTAGCAAACTATGCATACTAATTGATACGGACAACTACATTCTCGTCTAAATATGCTGTGTCATGCAACATGTAAAATACATCAATGTCTCACCCATTTTCTTTTTGCTGCATCCACTTTGTTAAAGAATTTGGAATCCTCTCTAAAGTTTAGACCCAAGCCCTCATACACCGTAACTGGCCCGTTATGGAATGATTCGAGGTTGTGCGGTTGCATGACTGTTTCTTGTTGTAAGAGGATCAGTCAGTTATAAAGTACCGATAATAAGTTgtgaaaatattatattattcataCCAATATGCCTGGATAGACACAATAGAAATCACGTTTGAATCTCTCGGACTATGCATCATTGAATGCGTAACACATCCATTGAATTATCTGCGGTGCAAAATTTAAAACCATGATACAAAGTGTACGAAGAATGCAATAAGTGAAGCTAAAACATCGAGATTAAGCACTTACGTTGCTGTTAACCCAACCACGTGCTTTCAATGTTAATAGATCTTTCCTCAATAGCCGAAGATATGGGCTACCTTCGTAGGTTGCCAACAGCTCATCTTCGTTGAGGGAAGAGTTCAGAATCCAATCTCGGACCGTGTCTTCCTTCTCCTCTCCTAACTTAACATCCTTAAGACTTGGATATACTGCTGTGATGGGGGTGTGATCGGTGGCTTCTCAAGTTGTGTAAAGCCCAGTGAAAAGCTAGGCCTTTTGGGACTCGGGGTCTAGCACTGTGACTTATTCGGCATCACGGTCTATAGGGGTTCCATTTCCAAAGGATTGCTGTATTTCTTCTGTTCAACTTTTACCAATATCTCCTCGACTTCTGGACACTGCACGAAGTTCAAATCAAAATCTTTGCATCGAAGTCAACAAAATAAGGCAAGTCAGTTATCACTCTAATGTAAGTCACATGTAAATCAAGATATATCCATTACATATCTACAACAGAGATAGAGCTTACCTGTCAAAATCATATTCAGTTACTTGCCCTATTACTGTAGAAGGTGTAATTGGATCAAATTGCGGCCCATCAAACTGTTCGGCATCCTGATTTAGGTGCTCACCTGTCAGGCTTGAGCGTGATCAAATAAACGGCGCTTTGGAATAACATGTGGCACGTGGTCGTCGTCATCGGAGTCAGAAACAACTGCACTTCTCTTCTTGCGCGTCTCGGCAACACGTGCTGTATGGCTGCCTTTACCGAATTTGGGTCTGACGACGAGCAGCTTTCTTCGGGTGCCTATCTTGCTTTCTTGAATATGGAATATACACAAAATTATCATGCTTTTAGAAAGAAACATTTATGGTATATACTCGCATACAAATCTATGACCATAACAGAAAATTCACTTCGTAAGAAACATCAATAGTAGATCGTAGTAACTAATTTATGATGCCAACACATGTAGACACTAAGATGAACTCACCCCTCGTGGTTCTGTAGGGCTTCCAGGAAGTTTTGATTCACATGTCTTTGATGGTGTTTCAACTGGTTTCTTATAGTCCATATTTTTAACAGATGCCTCATTGCATTCCTGTGTACATTAAGCGACAATTCTACATACCAACTTTAATTAGTTCGACATACAAGTACACTGTTGTGGAACTTATAAAGCATCCAAATTCTATAGGAGCATGAGTCCATTTgtgcaattaaaaataaacacCAGAAGTTATATTCTAATCTAAACGCCTATGACTTTAATGTTGCCCGTGCTTTAAATTGCAAAGGACACATTATCTTTTGAGCCGCTTTACTCCTGCATTCTCTCTTTCTGCTCTTTTTTTTAGCTGCATATTCTCCCCCCTTCTTCCTGGTTCGCAATTTTGGATCCTCTCAAAATTTGGCCCTCTTTCCGATGGGACCCTAACATCAAAGGGTCAACTGAGCTTACGAAACGCTCATCCAAAAGCCCAAGgtagaaaataataaatgtcttAGGTTGATTATATTATAATAGAGAATATATCATTCATCCTAGTACCTGATTAATTACATTGTTTGCCTTTTTTTCAAGTTCTGATGCAGTCCATGCAGTCAACCATGGCTCCGGTTCTCGACAGCGCTCTAGTGGCCCATGCCTTAGCCGCTGAAAGTACAAGAGCTAGATGGAAAGATTGTACGGTTTCTTAGTTCATCATTACTGCAAGTGggctaaataactaaataaacaatTAAACTTATCATTAGGGCAAACATGCAGCCACCACAAGTTTCAAGCTTCTTATTTTGGTGTGTTTCAATCGCCTTCCCTAGCCACTTGAATGTCTTCTATGCCCAGTTAAATTTGCTTGGATCTGAGACATCCAAAATTGGAAGAATGTGCCATGGAGAAATCATTTGTTGGCTGGTTGGACACAGGAACGTCTTTAAGACCACCAATATGAAGTATCTTCTAAAATTAATCCTATCCTCTTCTGTTTCCATAGGACATGCATAAACAAAGTCGCGCAGCTGAGTGGTTGTCTTCTTTTTAAATtgctctttgatttcctggtgagccagattttttttttctatttttggaatGTCAGCCCCTACATTTCATATTGAAACAAGCAAATAGAATAAATTTAACCATACCTAAGAGCAAAACCCACAGCAAAATATATGAcaacaaattcacaatttaatatAAGGAGCTGACCATTAGAGGGTATCCCTAACGCCCTTCCTATTAACTCAGAACTAACTGGAATGTCACCGACATCCACTATAAGTGTGTCTGTCTCCACATCATAAGCTCTAGCCAGTTGAATCATTATCGTCTGCTTGACTGTCCAGTGAGGAATCTGCTTCACAAAGCCAAACCCAATAGAATCAATCTCAGCTAGCTTCGCATCGGCATTCATTTCTTGCAAGTGGGTTATCATCCCATTGATGTAGCATGGAGAACATTGCGTCTCCACTAATTTTTGTTAAGCAACACAATACAAGttattagaaataaaaagaatcaaacaTTTGTTAACACAAAGCACTGCTTACCTTTTTTCCCATTAAAATGTTGTTCAGCAGGTGAAAATCAAAGCAGGTTCTTGCCTGTCAGGAAACATTCAACCATAAGTCTTGATACAAAACACACATTATCATTTGACTACAATTGCAAAAAcagccaacaaaaaaaaaagaaatcactGGCAGCCCAACAAAACGTCCTGCGCAATTCAAGTAAACAGCAAAGAGCCTGACATTAGTCATAACATGCTCCATATAACATAATGAGTTAAAAAATTGGCCTTCCGATTACAAAATGAACCCACCCAATTACTGATAAcaattacttattattattaacattgtAAATTATTAACAGAAAATAAATCCTTCATAACTGCTGTAGGTCAACTCAAAAACGTAAATTGTTTCACCTTCATATATTATATTAGTATGCTCGCATTATTTAGCAAAATCtcaaaaggaaacaaaaatttTTTCTGTATAACTATGTAttattatctaaattttaaaacatTTCTCTACAACATCCAAGATTGATAATTATATATTCATACATAcctagacatgatacatgatacaACTATAGTTTTTACAACCAATCTTACTCATATCTACTTAAGCCACCGCTAAAAGCCATCTCATTTTTTGCATCAATCTTTTCGTAAAAATTGAACATCCgtaattaattgaaattaaaggtCAATTAAATGAACCAGGAAAGATATAAAGAAAAGAATACTAAAATATCAATCACAGGCTCCATCAAATTTCAAACATGTTTGCTTTAATCCAAGGATCCATGAACCACGTGATATTACTATCCATGCtgttaattaaaaaaacaaaatatgaaaatCACCATCATAACACCCACAGTCGTGTGCAGTAAGAGTATATAGGcagtttaaaaaaaatcaagtaaAACAAGGTTCTAGGAAGCATAGATGTTCACCAAAAGAAGTCCTAATATTGCCAGCTTGCTAGGCTCCAATGATTTGCAATGTCAGAAATTACTACCTAAATGATGTAGATCATATCACATTTTTTCAtccatcctttcttacaaaattgAACACCCGTAATTTATAGAAATTAACGATCAATCAAATGAACCAGAAACAGACAACGAAAACAATACTAAAATATCAAGCATGGCTCCAACGAATTTCAAACATGTTTGCCTTAATCCAAGGATCCATGAACGATCTGATATTACTATCCAtgctataatttaaaaaagaaatatatcAAATCAACAGCATAACACCACACAGTCGTGTGTAGTA contains:
- the LOC112726395 gene encoding protein FAR1-RELATED SEQUENCE 5-like, giving the protein MVVTKVVTIPSAIECTEITELECDDTELVDELPDYSCLADDEIPKVRMRMTKQPINQSIHCNREGFWASRFKAPIRKNTMTGVGCRARIYAKFDREKHDWVLLKVELNHSHPCSTRKAAHYHENRELTMHAKCIIEINDEAGIRPNNTFLALANEVGGPSNLGFSEKDVRNYISSRLQSTNVNADIKEMLNYFMRMKELNPNYFYTVNINEDNKFTSAVWVDARCRASYKYYGEVVSFDITYSTNRHGLPFAAFIGVNYHGKSTLLSCALLGSKENPSFEWVFTQWLECMETTPKGIITDQCKSMFGAIKKVLPNTRHRWCIWHITQKIHNKLGGYSRFKELNAELKHIIWNSKSVKDFEDHWAEFIDEFNLHHNRWLSDLFEDRHMWVPITSLVQFVHEFDNVLGTKGQKELEDDVADSRGLIPCSTRSAIER